Proteins found in one Vallitalea guaymasensis genomic segment:
- a CDS encoding carbohydrate binding domain-containing protein, translated as MMKKIKSTIGLLVGLLVVLISMFTLSLMFQVEVFAAPDLPQDATGAPTISEVVSYTYYADPVNGDDVNGNGSSSNPYKTFQKALDKAVVKKDAGYNTKVILKDGTYNEEVILQNSNYAAWYRMDDRSGNTAFDYSGRGNSGTLFSGTTWNANDGALEFDGKAGYVSVPDSDDFDITSKITINMTVKFNETIGNRDMKILEKLKGSANDTPYSVRIGSNSKIGLYWNGQWIESNAITWDNTKIYTIKITHDGSKVDFYYKDSDNIILSSAGSVTNTDSTVASDGELYIGRGLTGWECYFNGSIYDLYVAKNIEVDQSASLIIEAENAKNAIVSGSDVWSNWTQDGTSKRYYATWNYDWGTAPAYYYEYEGIGAPQFPELSRRREMLFVDGELYTQTLSLENMTDKTYYVDEANDRIYLQIPSSWSDLNGHTVEVSERDQLLDVMPGRKNIVLRGIVFQHANNSSRHSSGYFGAVNFYKTDNLLIDNCEINYSNFYGLTIWGETCVSANWGEIINSTNGKYDYSKNITVNNTKVNYNGHIGMWTYGVQNILMSNSEVSYNVWRLKWCDYLDGWASGGFKFMHTNICKVYNVNFFDNYATGLWMDVDNYDIIIDSVNVANNYLRGVFFEYSPGPFLIKDSQIRYTNTGKSGTYSVKEGGLVIELCDDITIQNNVIENNLRNQINVWDWAYRDDSYNFSAVPVVKLQKNRVRDIDINNNKITQDASGYMIEIPNWSDLLNTFACDYNTYSGDAPFSDLITSKTFEQWKTWTGEDQNSDYEIILNNGFESGTASWASFGSGSVATVTSPVYSGTKAGIYSGRTAAWNGPSQDILSSLNASGQGSYDIGAFVQLSSGSDIGNAVIQTIDSSGTHYFFVSGLVNNTSYTNLSGIVNVTWTGTLTSAKFYICTDTSTADIYIDDCTLQKTEIELLQNDGFESGTASWASFGSGSVATVTSPVYSGTKAGIYSGRTAAWNGPSQDILSSLNANGQGSYDIGAFVQLSSGSDIGNVVIQTIDSSGTHYFFVSGLVNNTSYTNLSGIVNVTWTGTLTSAKFYICTDTSTADIYADDCTLQKIN; from the coding sequence ATGATGAAAAAGATTAAAAGTACAATAGGTTTATTAGTAGGTTTATTAGTAGTTTTAATTAGTATGTTTACATTAAGTTTGATGTTTCAAGTAGAGGTGTTTGCTGCGCCTGATTTGCCCCAAGATGCCACTGGTGCACCGACAATATCTGAAGTTGTTTCATATACTTATTATGCTGATCCTGTTAATGGTGATGATGTAAATGGGAATGGTTCTTCTTCAAATCCCTATAAAACCTTTCAAAAAGCATTGGATAAAGCAGTAGTTAAAAAGGATGCAGGGTATAATACCAAAGTTATACTTAAAGATGGGACTTATAATGAAGAAGTAATATTACAAAACTCTAATTATGCTGCGTGGTATAGAATGGACGATAGATCTGGAAATACTGCATTTGATTATTCTGGAAGAGGTAACAGTGGTACTTTATTTAGTGGTACTACATGGAATGCAAATGATGGTGCACTTGAATTTGATGGAAAAGCAGGATATGTTTCAGTTCCAGACAGTGATGATTTTGATATTACCAGTAAAATAACTATAAATATGACTGTTAAGTTTAACGAAACAATTGGAAATCGTGATATGAAAATACTTGAAAAACTTAAAGGTTCAGCTAATGATACCCCTTATTCAGTAAGAATAGGATCTAATTCAAAAATAGGTCTTTATTGGAATGGACAATGGATTGAAAGTAATGCAATAACATGGGATAATACGAAAATATATACAATTAAGATTACCCATGACGGCAGTAAGGTTGATTTCTATTATAAAGATAGCGATAACATTATTCTTTCATCTGCTGGAAGTGTAACCAATACGGATTCAACTGTAGCATCTGATGGAGAATTATATATAGGAAGAGGTTTAACAGGATGGGAATGTTATTTTAATGGAAGTATATATGATCTTTATGTGGCAAAAAATATAGAAGTAGATCAATCAGCATCTCTTATAATTGAAGCGGAAAATGCAAAAAATGCAATAGTTTCAGGATCAGATGTTTGGAGTAATTGGACACAGGATGGAACAAGTAAGAGATATTATGCTACATGGAATTATGACTGGGGAACAGCTCCTGCATATTATTATGAATATGAAGGTATAGGAGCACCTCAATTCCCTGAGCTTTCAAGAAGACGAGAAATGCTATTTGTAGATGGTGAGCTGTATACTCAGACACTGTCTCTTGAGAATATGACTGATAAAACCTATTATGTTGACGAAGCAAATGATAGGATATACTTACAAATACCTTCTTCATGGTCTGATTTGAATGGGCATACTGTTGAGGTATCCGAAAGGGATCAACTTCTGGATGTAATGCCAGGGAGAAAAAATATTGTTTTAAGAGGTATAGTATTCCAACACGCAAACAATAGTAGTAGGCATTCATCAGGTTATTTTGGAGCAGTCAACTTCTACAAGACAGACAACTTATTAATAGATAATTGTGAAATTAATTATTCTAATTTTTATGGATTAACAATATGGGGAGAAACTTGTGTTAGCGCAAATTGGGGAGAAATTATTAATTCAACTAATGGTAAATATGATTACTCAAAAAATATTACCGTAAATAATACAAAAGTTAATTACAATGGTCATATCGGAATGTGGACTTATGGAGTACAAAATATATTGATGAGCAACTCAGAAGTATCGTATAATGTATGGAGGCTTAAATGGTGTGACTACTTGGATGGATGGGCAAGTGGAGGCTTTAAATTCATGCATACAAATATATGTAAGGTTTACAATGTAAACTTTTTTGATAATTATGCAACAGGATTATGGATGGATGTAGATAACTATGACATAATTATTGATTCAGTTAATGTTGCTAACAATTACTTAAGAGGTGTTTTCTTTGAATATTCACCAGGACCATTTTTAATTAAGGATTCACAAATAAGATATACTAATACAGGAAAATCAGGTACTTATTCTGTTAAAGAAGGAGGATTGGTTATTGAATTATGTGATGATATAACCATTCAAAACAATGTTATAGAAAACAATTTACGCAATCAAATAAATGTGTGGGATTGGGCATATAGAGATGATAGTTATAATTTTAGTGCTGTTCCAGTTGTAAAATTACAAAAAAATAGAGTCAGGGATATTGATATAAACAACAATAAAATAACTCAAGATGCAAGTGGTTATATGATTGAAATACCAAACTGGTCTGACTTGCTTAATACGTTTGCTTGTGACTATAATACTTATAGTGGTGATGCACCATTTTCTGATCTTATTACCTCAAAGACCTTTGAACAATGGAAAACTTGGACTGGTGAAGATCAAAACTCAGATTACGAGATAATACTAAATAATGGTTTTGAAAGTGGTACCGCATCTTGGGCATCATTTGGTTCTGGTTCAGTTGCAACAGTAACTTCACCTGTATACTCTGGTACAAAAGCAGGTATATACTCTGGAAGGACTGCAGCTTGGAATGGACCATCACAAGATATTCTTTCATCTCTTAATGCTAGCGGCCAGGGAAGCTATGATATTGGGGCATTTGTACAACTATCATCTGGAAGTGATATTGGTAATGCAGTCATTCAAACTATAGATTCTTCAGGAACACATTATTTCTTTGTTAGCGGTTTAGTTAATAATACATCGTATACTAATCTATCAGGGATAGTAAATGTAACATGGACAGGAACACTAACTAGTGCTAAATTCTACATATGTACCGATACTTCGACTGCGGATATATATATTGATGATTGTACTTTACAAAAGACTGAGATAGAGTTATTACAAAATGATGGTTTTGAAAGTGGTACCGCATCTTGGGCATCATTTGGTTCTGGTTCAGTTGCAACAGTAACTTCACCTGTATACTCTGGTACAAAAGCAGGTATATACTCTGGAAGGACTGCAGCTTGGAATGGACCATCACAAGATATTCTTTCATCTCTTAATGCTAACGGTCAAGGAAGCTATGATATTGGGGCATTTGTACAACTATCATCTGGAAGTGATATTGGTAATGTAGTCATTCAAACTATAGATTCTTCAGGAACACATTATTTCTTTGTTAGCGGTTTAGTTAATAATACATCGTATACTAATCTATCAGGGATAGTAAATGTAACATGGACAGGAACACTAACTAGTGCTAAATTCTACATATGTACCGATACTTCGACTGCGGATATATATGCTGATGATTGTACTTTACAAAAGATTAATTAA
- a CDS encoding glycoside hydrolase family 43 protein — protein sequence MHDIKKVVLKEVDNPILRGFNPDPSILRVGDDYYIATSTFEWFPGVQIHHSKDLIHWKLITRPLNRISQLDMRGNPSSGGIWAPCLSYHDGIFYLIYTDVKSFSGIFKDAHNYLVTASNICGEWSDPIYLNSSGFDPSFFHDDDGRKWLVNMIWDHRKGNNRFGGILLQEYSVKKKRLVGPITNIFKGTELGLTEGPHLYKKNGYYYLLTAEGGTFLDHAVTMARSKSITGPYEVDPKNPILTSRYDCKLELQRAGHASLVETQNGDWYMVHLCGRPLPSKGRCILGRETAIQKMDWTEDYWLRLDNGGNTPLVNIKSPDLLEHPWEKSCIRDNFDSETLSIHFQSLRIPLGEDMLSLTERPGYLRLKGWESLSSMHKQSLIARRQQSFKYTAVTCVEFDPYSFQQMAGLICMYDSLNFYYLSITHNENIGKVLTIIVCDNGTFDYPIDEGISIHKDEKCYLKVEVNYVKLQFYYSGDGFDWKAIGPVFDASTLSDEYFTYIKEERFTGAFVGLCCQDLTGLHINADFDYFEYEENL from the coding sequence ATGCATGATATCAAAAAAGTTGTTTTGAAAGAGGTTGATAATCCTATACTTCGAGGATTTAATCCTGATCCATCGATTTTAAGAGTTGGTGATGATTACTACATTGCAACTTCTACATTTGAGTGGTTTCCTGGTGTGCAAATACATCACTCCAAGGACTTGATACACTGGAAACTGATTACACGTCCATTGAACAGGATCTCTCAGCTTGATATGAGAGGTAATCCAAGCTCGGGTGGGATATGGGCACCATGCTTGTCTTACCATGATGGTATATTTTATTTGATTTATACCGATGTAAAAAGCTTTTCAGGAATTTTTAAGGATGCTCATAATTATCTTGTGACAGCTAGTAACATCTGTGGAGAGTGGTCTGACCCAATATATTTAAACAGTAGTGGGTTTGACCCTTCCTTTTTTCATGATGATGATGGACGAAAATGGCTTGTTAATATGATTTGGGATCACCGTAAAGGGAATAACAGGTTTGGAGGAATATTACTTCAAGAGTATTCCGTGAAGAAAAAACGCCTTGTCGGTCCAATTACAAATATTTTTAAGGGAACAGAGTTAGGTCTTACGGAGGGACCCCATTTATATAAGAAAAATGGATACTATTATCTGCTTACAGCTGAAGGTGGTACTTTCCTTGATCATGCAGTAACCATGGCAAGATCAAAATCAATTACAGGACCTTATGAGGTGGACCCGAAAAATCCTATTCTTACATCTAGGTATGATTGTAAGCTTGAATTGCAGAGAGCAGGGCATGCAAGCTTGGTAGAAACACAAAATGGAGACTGGTACATGGTTCACTTGTGCGGAAGACCACTTCCTTCTAAAGGACGGTGTATTCTTGGAAGAGAAACAGCGATACAAAAAATGGACTGGACCGAAGATTATTGGCTTAGGCTTGATAACGGAGGGAATACCCCCTTGGTTAATATTAAGTCTCCAGATTTGTTGGAGCATCCATGGGAAAAATCCTGTATTCGGGATAATTTTGACTCTGAAACCTTGAGTATACATTTTCAAAGTCTTAGAATCCCTCTTGGTGAGGATATGCTTTCACTCACAGAGCGCCCCGGTTATCTCAGGTTAAAAGGTTGGGAATCACTAAGTTCAATGCATAAACAAAGTTTGATTGCGAGACGTCAGCAGTCTTTCAAATACACTGCAGTAACCTGTGTTGAATTCGACCCCTATTCATTTCAGCAGATGGCAGGGCTTATATGTATGTATGACTCCTTGAACTTTTATTACCTAAGTATTACTCATAATGAAAACATTGGTAAAGTCTTGACAATTATCGTTTGTGATAATGGAACTTTCGATTACCCGATAGATGAGGGAATATCCATTCATAAAGATGAAAAGTGTTATTTAAAGGTAGAAGTAAATTATGTCAAGCTACAGTTCTATTATTCGGGAGATGGTTTTGACTGGAAAGCCATAGGTCCTGTTTTTGACGCAAGCACATTGTCGGATGAGTATTTTACTTATATAAAAGAAGAAAGATTTACAGGCGCATTTGTAGGTTTATGCTGTCAGGATTTGACCGGATTACACATTAATGCCGACTTCGATTATTTTGAGTATGAAGAAAATTTATGA
- a CDS encoding tRNA lysidine(34) synthetase, translated as MKLQQLLSHTRKAVDTYNMIDDGDKIAIGVSGGKDSLALLYALKGLQRFYPKKFEVEAITVSLGFDNFNLTGVKNLCKELDINYTIVDTDIGEIIFNERKEKNPCSLCAKMRKGALNEMADKLGCNKIALGHHKEDIVETMMMSLFFEGRFYTFSPVTYLDRMKLYSIRPFMYVAEKDLIGFKNKYNLPVVKSPCPADGNTKREYMKNLLSNLEKENPGLVQRLYRAIEGSDIKGWKF; from the coding sequence ATGAAATTACAACAACTACTTAGCCATACTAGAAAAGCTGTAGATACTTACAATATGATAGATGATGGAGATAAAATAGCGATAGGTGTTTCCGGAGGAAAAGATAGTTTAGCACTACTCTATGCGTTAAAAGGACTGCAGAGATTCTATCCAAAGAAATTTGAAGTTGAAGCTATTACTGTTTCTCTTGGCTTTGATAATTTTAATTTAACAGGAGTCAAAAATCTATGCAAAGAATTAGATATAAATTATACAATTGTTGATACTGATATTGGTGAAATCATATTCAACGAGAGAAAGGAAAAAAATCCATGTTCATTATGTGCTAAAATGCGTAAAGGTGCCTTAAATGAAATGGCAGATAAGTTAGGATGTAATAAAATCGCTCTTGGTCATCATAAAGAGGATATTGTTGAAACTATGATGATGTCATTGTTTTTTGAAGGTAGATTCTATACATTTTCTCCAGTGACATATCTTGACAGGATGAAACTATATTCTATTAGACCTTTTATGTATGTTGCAGAAAAAGATTTGATAGGATTTAAAAATAAATATAATCTACCTGTTGTAAAGAGCCCTTGCCCTGCCGACGGAAATACTAAGCGTGAATATATGAAAAATCTTCTCTCCAATTTAGAAAAAGAGAACCCTGGTTTGGTACAAAGGCTATATAGAGCTATTGAAGGTTCAGATATCAAAGGTTGGAAGTTCTAA
- a CDS encoding tyrosine-type recombinase/integrase — translation MKNNDYHEQQNIKNSVILREIMYSLPSFTFEFFRGIEQTTSSKTRIAYAYDLRLFFEFILEYHKDFKDKDITHIELKELSYITPDDIEMYLEYLSYYKKEDKKGHIIEHKNTERGKSRKLASLRSFFTYFYKKQKITNNPALLVDLPKIHNKNITRLEIDEVARLLDEVESGDKLTQSQKKYHKLTKDRDLALMTLLLGTGIRVSECVGLNISDIDFNVNGIRIVRKGGNEVIIYFGDEVESALMAYLDNRKHIIPVSGHEDALFLSLQHKRLSVRSVQNLVKKYSKLVTNLKNISPHKLRSTYGTNLYRETGDIYLVADVLGHKDVNTTKKHYAQIEDARRRQAAKVIKLRKD, via the coding sequence ATAAAAAATAATGATTACCATGAACAACAAAATATTAAAAACTCAGTTATATTAAGAGAAATTATGTACTCTCTACCCTCTTTTACATTTGAATTTTTTAGAGGCATAGAACAGACTACTTCATCCAAAACTAGGATTGCTTACGCATATGATCTTAGACTGTTTTTTGAATTTATACTTGAGTATCACAAGGATTTCAAAGATAAAGATATAACACACATAGAACTAAAAGAACTCTCATATATAACACCAGATGATATTGAAATGTATTTAGAATACCTAAGTTATTATAAAAAAGAAGATAAAAAAGGTCATATTATTGAACATAAAAATACTGAAAGAGGTAAATCCAGAAAGCTTGCAAGCCTAAGGTCTTTTTTTACATATTTTTATAAAAAGCAAAAAATAACTAACAACCCTGCTTTGCTGGTCGATCTACCTAAGATACATAATAAAAACATAACACGTTTAGAAATTGATGAAGTAGCTAGATTATTAGATGAAGTTGAATCTGGTGATAAGCTAACACAATCTCAAAAGAAATATCATAAATTAACAAAAGACAGAGATTTAGCATTGATGACGTTATTACTTGGAACTGGTATACGTGTTTCTGAATGCGTTGGTCTTAACATTTCTGATATTGATTTCAATGTTAATGGTATTAGGATTGTAAGAAAAGGTGGTAACGAAGTTATCATATATTTTGGAGATGAGGTTGAAAGTGCATTAATGGCATATTTGGATAATAGAAAACATATTATACCCGTTTCAGGTCATGAAGATGCACTATTTCTTTCATTACAACATAAACGATTAAGTGTAAGATCTGTCCAAAACCTAGTAAAAAAATACTCTAAGCTTGTAACTAACTTAAAAAATATCTCCCCTCATAAGCTCAGAAGTACCTATGGAACCAATCTATATAGAGAAACTGGTGATATATACCTTGTTGCTGATGTTCTAGGTCATAAGGATGTAAATACAACTAAAAAGCATTATGCACAAATAGAAGATGCTAGACGAAGACAAGCAGCAAAAGTTATTAAGTTAAGAAAAGACTAG
- a CDS encoding LysM peptidoglycan-binding domain-containing protein, which produces MYRNKRFYVLVICMCVSLFIVCGFLLGSNYVKGLEIKPNKIYMSIKIEKNDTLWSISRENMNKEYYNTKEYIKELKHINNLSSDIILHGDHIIVPIIN; this is translated from the coding sequence ATGTATAGAAACAAAAGATTTTATGTCTTGGTAATATGTATGTGTGTATCGCTTTTTATTGTTTGTGGTTTTTTATTAGGATCAAATTATGTTAAGGGGTTAGAAATTAAACCTAACAAGATTTATATGTCTATCAAGATTGAGAAAAATGATACTTTATGGTCCATTTCAAGGGAAAATATGAATAAAGAGTATTATAACACTAAGGAGTATATAAAAGAGTTAAAACACATAAATAACTTGTCTAGTGATATAATACTTCATGGAGATCATATTATTGTTCCTATTATTAATTAG
- the lexA gene encoding transcriptional repressor LexA: MSNDLSEKQIKILNFIKSEILNKGYPPAVREICDAVGLKSTSTVHGHLERLEKKGIIRRDPTKPRAIEIIDESFSPTRRELVSVPIVGRVAAGEPLLAVENIEEYFPIPAEFIPNKQTFMLNVNGTSMIEAGIYDGDLILVQQQNQAVDRDIVVALLDDSVTVKRFFREPDHIRLQPENSSMTPIIVDDVKIIGKVIGLFRRF, from the coding sequence ATGAGTAATGACTTGAGCGAAAAGCAAATCAAGATACTTAATTTTATAAAAAGTGAAATTTTAAATAAAGGATATCCACCAGCCGTAAGAGAAATATGCGATGCTGTAGGCTTGAAATCAACATCAACAGTACATGGCCATCTTGAGAGATTAGAGAAAAAAGGAATCATTAGAAGAGATCCGACCAAACCAAGAGCAATAGAAATAATTGATGAATCCTTTTCACCTACAAGAAGAGAATTGGTAAGTGTACCTATCGTAGGTAGAGTTGCAGCTGGAGAACCATTATTAGCAGTAGAAAATATAGAAGAATATTTTCCTATACCTGCTGAGTTTATACCCAACAAACAGACTTTTATGCTAAATGTTAATGGCACCAGTATGATTGAAGCAGGAATTTATGATGGGGATTTAATTTTGGTACAACAACAAAATCAAGCTGTAGATAGAGATATTGTGGTTGCATTACTTGATGACTCTGTTACTGTAAAACGGTTTTTTAGAGAACCAGACCATATTAGGTTACAACCTGAGAATAGTTCAATGACTCCTATAATCGTAGACGATGTAAAGATTATTGGTAAAGTAATAGGGCTTTTTAGAAGATTTTAA
- the yqeK gene encoding bis(5'-nucleosyl)-tetraphosphatase (symmetrical) YqeK gives MQNNYNITGIRNHLLKQLSENRYEHTLGVEKTAVSLAKLYNVDIEKARVAALLHDCAKNLSDDKKLELCEKYNIEVTEEQKKNLDLIHAEIGSVMAKYEYEIDDEDILNAITYHTTGKPNMSNLEKIIYVSDYIEPGRTKAPNLDEIRRVVMKDLDKALYMILSDTINYLKTSKKYIVPTTMEAYEYYKNILDTTGEINMEKNTDNSMDLLKTALKALDDKLAEDIQVLDIRDLTVIADYFIIAHGNNKSHIKALIDRTDEVLSKNGYEPKQVEGYNSASWILLDYGNIIIHIFSKEDRLFYDLERIWSDGKKIDVKSLIED, from the coding sequence ATGCAAAATAACTATAATATTACTGGAATTAGAAATCACCTACTAAAACAGCTTAGTGAAAATAGATATGAACATACATTAGGAGTAGAAAAAACAGCTGTTTCCTTAGCCAAGCTGTATAATGTAGATATTGAAAAGGCTAGAGTGGCTGCTCTGTTACATGATTGTGCAAAAAACTTATCTGATGATAAGAAATTGGAGTTATGTGAAAAATATAATATTGAAGTAACAGAAGAACAGAAAAAGAATCTTGACTTGATTCATGCTGAAATAGGTTCTGTAATGGCTAAATATGAATATGAAATTGATGATGAAGACATTCTTAATGCAATTACCTATCATACTACTGGTAAACCCAATATGTCCAATCTTGAAAAGATTATTTATGTATCAGATTACATAGAACCTGGGAGAACAAAAGCACCTAATCTAGATGAAATCAGAAGAGTAGTTATGAAAGATTTGGACAAAGCATTATATATGATTTTATCTGATACAATCAATTATTTAAAAACAAGTAAAAAGTATATAGTACCTACTACTATGGAAGCTTATGAGTACTATAAAAATATTTTGGATACTACAGGAGAGATAAATATGGAAAAGAATACAGACAATTCAATGGATCTATTAAAAACTGCATTGAAGGCTTTAGATGACAAACTTGCAGAGGATATACAAGTTCTTGATATAAGAGATCTAACAGTTATAGCAGATTATTTTATAATAGCTCATGGTAATAATAAGAGTCATATAAAAGCTCTTATTGATAGAACAGACGAAGTTTTATCTAAGAATGGTTACGAACCTAAACAAGTAGAAGGTTATAACTCAGCTAGCTGGATATTATTGGATTATGGCAATATCATTATCCATATCTTCAGTAAAGAAGATAGATTATTCTATGATCTTGAAAGAATATGGAGTGATGGTAAGAAAATAGACGTTAAGAGTTTAATTGAAGATTAG
- the nadD gene encoding nicotinate-nucleotide adenylyltransferase, translating to MNNESIGIMGGTFDPIHYGHLILAQHVLDEMGLKKIMFIPSGISYLKSNKGTSDKKHRFNMTKLGIINNKRFEVSTIEIDREGNTYTVDTIEELNEKYPNNTYYFIIGADSLFDLVKWKNYKRLFEICNFVVTNRGSTYTDEQLQQEIHRLKSKYDATINLICIPDIEISSSEIRRRVKNRLSIKYLLPEDVEKYIHDNELYI from the coding sequence ATGAATAATGAATCAATCGGTATTATGGGAGGAACATTCGATCCCATACACTACGGTCATTTGATATTGGCTCAGCACGTATTAGATGAGATGGGTTTGAAAAAAATAATGTTTATACCTTCAGGTATATCTTATCTGAAATCAAACAAAGGAACATCTGATAAAAAGCATAGGTTCAATATGACTAAGCTTGGTATAATTAATAATAAAAGATTTGAAGTATCAACTATAGAGATTGATAGAGAAGGTAATACTTATACCGTTGATACTATTGAGGAATTAAATGAAAAATACCCCAATAACACCTATTATTTTATAATAGGTGCTGATTCTTTATTTGATCTAGTTAAATGGAAGAATTATAAAAGATTATTTGAAATCTGTAATTTTGTTGTTACTAATAGAGGTTCCACTTATACTGATGAACAATTACAACAGGAGATTCATAGATTGAAAAGCAAATATGATGCTACAATAAATCTGATTTGTATTCCAGATATTGAAATTTCTTCATCTGAGATAAGAAGAAGGGTAAAAAATAGACTATCAATCAAATATTTATTACCTGAAGATGTTGAAAAATATATTCATGATAATGAACTCTATATATAG